The Paraburkholderia bonniea genome includes a window with the following:
- the parC gene encoding DNA topoisomerase IV subunit A, producing MDTNTPDFFSEPETPESDVLTLGNYAERAYLDYAVSVVKGRALPDVCDGQKPVQRRILYAMNEMGLSDNAKPVKSARVVGDVLGKYHPHGDQSAYDALVRLAQDFSLRYPLIDGQGNFGSRDGDGAAAMRYTEARLTPIARLLLDEIGQGTVDLMPNYDGSFQEPKLLPGRLPFVLLNGASGIAVGLATEIPSHNLREVAAAAVALIRNPKMTHAELMPLIPGPDFPGGGQIISSEAEIAAAYETGRGSLKVRARWKIEELARGQWQLVITELPPNTSGQKVLEEIEEQTNPKIKPGKKTLTPEQAEGKQAMLALLDAVRDESGKDAPVRLVFEPKSSRIDQTEFINSLLVHTGLESNASLNLVVVGADGRPCQKGLLEILREWVGFRVITVTRRTQHRLARVNDRIHILQGRMIVFLNIDEVIRIIRESDEAKTALMRAFDLSERQADDILEIRLRQLARLEKIKLEKELAELNDEKSRLEELLGSESALKRLLIKEIEGDAKQYGDARRTLIQPEKRATFEARVVDEPVTVVVSQKGWVRALKGHGLDVASFTFKAGDGLYAAFPCRTPDTLIAWGSKGRVYSVAVALLPGGRGDGVPLTSLIELESGTHLLHYYAAAADQLLLLASSNGFGFVAKVGDMVSRVKAGKAFMTIDADAVPLTPMPMLPDASAVACLSGGGRLLVFGLDEIKTLSGGGRGVTLMALEGAEPLLQALAISQAGVVLTGTGRGGKAAEETLAGIALAPHIGKRARRGRAPETKLKVTGLRPVLV from the coding sequence ATGGATACAAATACGCCTGATTTTTTCAGCGAACCGGAGACGCCGGAGAGCGATGTTCTGACGCTCGGCAATTACGCGGAGCGTGCGTATCTTGATTACGCAGTTAGCGTGGTTAAAGGCCGTGCGCTGCCAGACGTCTGCGATGGGCAAAAGCCGGTTCAGCGCCGCATCCTGTATGCGATGAACGAGATGGGCTTGAGCGATAACGCGAAGCCAGTCAAGTCGGCACGCGTCGTGGGTGATGTGCTGGGTAAATATCACCCGCACGGCGATCAGTCCGCCTATGACGCGCTGGTGCGACTGGCGCAGGATTTTTCGCTGCGTTATCCGCTGATTGACGGGCAGGGCAATTTTGGCTCCCGCGATGGTGATGGTGCTGCGGCGATGCGTTATACCGAAGCGCGTCTGACGCCCATCGCCAGGCTGCTGCTGGACGAAATTGGCCAAGGCACGGTTGATCTGATGCCGAACTACGATGGTTCGTTTCAGGAGCCCAAGCTGTTGCCGGGCCGCTTGCCGTTTGTGCTGCTCAACGGCGCGTCGGGCATTGCGGTTGGCCTTGCCACTGAGATCCCATCGCATAACCTGCGTGAGGTGGCGGCGGCTGCGGTGGCACTGATCCGCAATCCGAAGATGACGCATGCAGAACTGATGCCGCTGATTCCCGGACCGGACTTCCCAGGTGGCGGCCAGATTATTTCGAGCGAGGCGGAAATTGCTGCCGCTTATGAAACCGGCCGTGGCAGCCTCAAGGTGCGGGCGCGCTGGAAAATCGAAGAGCTGGCGCGGGGCCAGTGGCAACTGGTGATTACCGAATTGCCGCCCAATACTTCGGGCCAGAAAGTGCTTGAAGAAATTGAAGAGCAGACCAATCCCAAGATCAAGCCAGGCAAGAAAACCCTGACCCCCGAGCAGGCCGAGGGTAAGCAGGCCATGCTCGCATTACTCGACGCTGTGCGCGATGAGTCCGGCAAAGATGCACCGGTGCGGCTCGTGTTCGAACCTAAATCGAGCCGCATCGACCAGACCGAATTTATTAATTCGTTGCTGGTGCATACCGGGCTCGAATCGAATGCATCGCTCAATCTCGTTGTGGTGGGTGCGGATGGCCGTCCTTGCCAGAAAGGTTTGCTGGAGATTCTGCGGGAGTGGGTTGGTTTTCGCGTTATCACGGTGACGCGGCGCACGCAGCACCGGCTCGCCAGGGTCAACGACCGGATTCATATCTTGCAAGGCCGGATGATCGTCTTTTTGAATATCGACGAAGTCATTCGCATCATTCGTGAATCGGACGAAGCAAAAACCGCGTTGATGCGCGCGTTTGATTTGTCCGAGCGCCAGGCCGATGACATCCTCGAAATTCGTTTGCGCCAGTTGGCACGGCTTGAAAAAATCAAACTCGAAAAAGAACTGGCAGAACTCAATGACGAAAAGAGCCGTCTGGAAGAACTGCTGGGTAGTGAAAGTGCGCTCAAGCGCTTGCTGATCAAAGAAATTGAAGGCGATGCAAAGCAGTATGGTGACGCGCGCCGTACGCTGATTCAGCCTGAAAAACGCGCAACTTTTGAAGCCCGGGTGGTCGATGAGCCAGTGACCGTGGTGGTTTCCCAAAAGGGTTGGGTGCGAGCGCTCAAGGGCCACGGGCTGGATGTGGCGAGCTTCACGTTCAAGGCAGGTGACGGGCTGTACGCGGCATTTCCGTGCCGCACCCCGGACACGCTGATTGCATGGGGTAGCAAAGGGCGGGTGTATTCCGTGGCGGTGGCCTTATTGCCAGGCGGGCGTGGTGATGGCGTGCCGTTGACCTCGCTGATTGAGCTGGAAAGTGGCACACATCTCTTGCATTACTACGCCGCCGCAGCCGATCAACTGTTATTGCTGGCGTCGAGTAACGGCTTTGGTTTTGTGGCGAAGGTGGGCGATATGGTGAGCCGGGTCAAGGCTGGCAAAGCGTTCATGACGATTGATGCGGATGCTGTGCCGCTGACACCGATGCCGATGCTGCCTGATGCCAGCGCGGTGGCTTGTCTTTCCGGTGGCGGACGCCTGCTGGTGTTTGGCCTTGATGAGATCAAAACGCTCTCCGGTGGCGGGCGTGGCGTGACGCTGATGGCGCTTGAGGGGGCCGAGCCTTTGCTGCAGGCGTTAGCGATCAGTCAGGCAGGTGTCGTGCTGACGGGTACCGGGCGGGGTGGCAAGGCTGCGGAAGAAACTCTGGCGGGCATCGCGCTGGCACCGCATATCGGCAAGCGGGCGCGCCGTGGCCGGGCACCAGAAACCAAACTTAAAGTGACCGGGTTGAGGCCTGTGCTGGTTTGA
- a CDS encoding RES family NAD+ phosphorylase, translating to MTKTLWQDRWPATPLVWRPAYRVIPTRFPAVNLFDRVASAEDFDALYALEAMTNDRLRTELGELDLVPRHERCFGPGCGPIMAAFTHLNPHGSRFSDGSYGVFYCARSRATAVTETRYHASRFLAATQEAPLRQQMRLYTVEVGGHVVDLRNDATQDPAIFAPDSYAQSQPLGQAARMAGAPGIAYPSVRDPAGECLAAFKTTLLRACHHAAYLEYNWNGHAIDIVFELRQEAR from the coding sequence ATGACCAAAACGCTCTGGCAAGACCGCTGGCCAGCCACACCGCTGGTCTGGCGGCCGGCTTACCGGGTCATTCCAACGCGGTTTCCAGCGGTGAACCTGTTCGACCGGGTCGCCTCAGCGGAAGACTTCGACGCCCTCTATGCGCTCGAAGCCATGACCAACGACCGTCTGCGCACTGAACTCGGCGAGCTGGATCTGGTGCCACGCCACGAACGCTGCTTTGGCCCCGGCTGTGGGCCGATCATGGCGGCCTTCACCCATCTGAATCCGCATGGCAGCCGGTTTTCGGATGGCTCTTACGGGGTGTTTTACTGCGCGCGCTCGCGGGCTACCGCCGTCACCGAGACGCGCTATCACGCCAGCCGCTTTCTCGCCGCTACGCAAGAGGCACCGTTACGTCAGCAAATGCGGCTGTATACGGTGGAAGTGGGGGGCCACGTGGTCGATCTGCGTAACGATGCGACGCAAGATCCGGCGATTTTCGCGCCGGACAGTTACGCTCAAAGCCAGCCGCTCGGGCAAGCAGCGCGTATGGCGGGCGCGCCCGGCATCGCATATCCGTCGGTGCGCGACCCAGCGGGCGAATGCCTCGCTGCTTTCAAAACGACGCTGTTGCGCGCCTGCCATCACGCGGCTTATCTGGAATACAACTGGAACGGCCACGCCATCGACATCGTGTTCGAGTTGCGCCAGGAAGCGCGTTAG
- a CDS encoding DNA topoisomerase IV subunit B has protein sequence MSTKKPNAAYSEASIKVLKGLEPVKQRPGMYTRTENALHIIQEVIDNASDEALGGYGRQIVVTLHADQSVSVEDDGRGIPFGLHPEEGVPVVEIVFTRLHAGGKFDKAAGGAYTFSGGLHGVGVSVTNALSTRLDVTVWRDGKVAELGFANGDLVRPLTVRAATRGEKKSGTRVTAWANPQYFDSPNLPLGELQRLLRSKAVLLPGVEVTLVNEKSGEQQTWKYEDGLRGYLLEGMSGAELLIPLFEGERYAENTRSNDDTFAEGEGASWVVAWSEEGSLMRESYVNLIPTPAGGTHESGLRDGLFQAVKSFVEMHNLQPKGVKLLAEDVFARVSFVLSAKVLDPQFQGQIKERLNSRDAVKLVSSFTRPALELWLNQHVEHGKKLADLVIKQAQARTRAGQKVEKRKSSGVAVLPGKLTDCESTDIKRNELFLVEGDSAGGSAKMGRDKSFQAILPLRGKVLNTWETERDRLFANNEVHDISVAIGVDPHNPDDTVDLSNLRYGKICILSDADVDGSHIQVLLLTLFFRHFPQLIELGHVHIARPPLFRVDAPARGKKPAQKLYALDAGELDAILDKLRKDGVRDTQWAISRFKGLGEMNAEQLWDTTMNPDTRRLSPVALGELDYDMTVARMTMLMGKGEAASRRSWLEEKGNDVEADI, from the coding sequence ATGTCCACAAAAAAGCCAAACGCCGCCTATAGCGAAGCGTCGATCAAGGTGCTCAAGGGCCTTGAGCCGGTCAAGCAGCGGCCCGGCATGTATACGCGCACTGAAAACGCGCTGCACATCATCCAGGAAGTGATTGATAACGCATCCGACGAAGCGCTCGGGGGCTATGGGCGGCAGATTGTTGTCACCCTGCATGCGGACCAGTCTGTTTCAGTCGAAGACGACGGGCGTGGCATCCCATTCGGCTTGCATCCCGAAGAAGGCGTGCCCGTGGTCGAAATCGTTTTTACCCGGCTGCACGCGGGAGGCAAGTTCGACAAGGCTGCTGGAGGGGCTTATACGTTCTCGGGTGGGTTGCATGGCGTTGGCGTGTCAGTGACCAATGCGTTGTCTACGCGTCTGGACGTCACCGTCTGGCGCGATGGCAAGGTAGCCGAACTAGGCTTTGCCAATGGCGATCTGGTCCGCCCGCTGACAGTGCGTGCCGCGACGCGGGGCGAAAAAAAATCCGGCACTCGGGTGACCGCCTGGGCTAATCCGCAATATTTTGATTCGCCCAATCTGCCGTTAGGCGAGCTGCAACGCTTGCTGCGCTCCAAGGCCGTGTTGCTGCCGGGGGTTGAAGTCACGCTGGTCAACGAAAAAAGCGGCGAACAGCAAACGTGGAAGTACGAGGACGGCTTGCGCGGTTATCTGCTGGAAGGTATGTCCGGCGCTGAGCTACTGATTCCGTTATTCGAAGGCGAGCGTTACGCCGAAAACACCCGCTCGAACGATGACACCTTTGCCGAAGGCGAAGGCGCTTCGTGGGTGGTCGCGTGGAGCGAAGAGGGCTCGCTGATGCGTGAATCCTACGTCAACCTGATCCCCACGCCAGCCGGTGGCACGCATGAATCTGGCTTGCGCGATGGCTTGTTTCAGGCGGTCAAAAGTTTTGTCGAAATGCATAACCTCCAGCCCAAAGGCGTGAAGCTGCTGGCAGAAGACGTGTTTGCCCGCGTCTCGTTCGTGCTGTCCGCGAAGGTGCTGGACCCTCAGTTTCAAGGGCAGATCAAAGAGCGGCTGAATAGCCGTGACGCGGTGAAACTGGTCTCGTCCTTTACGCGTCCGGCGCTGGAGCTATGGCTGAACCAGCATGTCGAGCACGGCAAAAAACTCGCTGATCTCGTAATTAAGCAGGCTCAGGCGCGCACGCGCGCTGGGCAGAAGGTCGAAAAACGCAAAAGCTCTGGCGTGGCGGTGCTACCAGGCAAGCTGACCGATTGCGAATCGACCGATATCAAACGCAATGAACTGTTTCTGGTTGAGGGTGATTCGGCAGGTGGCTCCGCCAAGATGGGCCGCGACAAGTCGTTCCAGGCCATCTTGCCGTTGCGCGGCAAAGTGCTGAACACCTGGGAAACCGAGCGCGACCGGCTGTTTGCAAATAACGAAGTCCACGATATTTCAGTGGCGATCGGTGTCGATCCGCATAACCCGGATGACACGGTGGATCTGTCGAATCTGCGCTACGGCAAGATTTGCATTTTGTCGGACGCTGATGTGGACGGCTCGCATATTCAAGTGTTGCTGCTCACGCTGTTTTTCCGCCACTTTCCGCAACTGATCGAGCTCGGTCACGTGCATATCGCGCGGCCGCCGCTGTTCCGGGTGGATGCGCCCGCGCGTGGCAAAAAGCCCGCGCAAAAGCTGTATGCGCTGGATGCCGGTGAGCTGGACGCGATTCTCGACAAGCTGCGCAAAGATGGGGTGCGTGATACCCAATGGGCGATTAGCCGTTTCAAAGGACTGGGAGAAATGAATGCCGAGCAGCTCTGGGATACGACGATGAACCCCGACACACGCCGGCTTTCACCGGTCGCGCTGGGCGAGCTGGATTACGACATGACCGTGGCCCGGATGACGATGTTGATGGGCAAAGGCGAGGCCGCATCACGGCGCAGCTGGCTGGAAGAGAAAGGCAACGATGTTGAGGCCGATATCTGA
- a CDS encoding GMC family oxidoreductase: MANSYSADVVVVGSGVAGALVAHQMALAGASVMMLEAGRRIPRWQIVENFRNSPVKSDFTTPYPSLPYAPHPEYSPANKYLIQKGDYPYNSQYLRLVGGTTWHWAAAAWRLLPSDFELHKRYGVGRDWPYAYEVLEPWYYAAEVQLGVSGPDSLIDLGSPRAQPYPMAALPLSYLDQRFTDVLQPHGFNVVPEPVARNSRPYDARPTCCGNNNCMPICPIGAMYNGVMHVEKAEQAGARLLTQAVVYRIEADSKGLINAVHFKDPSGNSTRVSGKMFVLAANGIETPKLMLISTSDAWPKGIGNRSDQVGRNLMDHPGTGVTFLAREALWPGRGPMEMTSIVNFRDGAFRSEYAAKKLHLSNAISTMAVSAELLRQGLSGAELERQIRERSARTLSINSFHEHLAEARNRIVPSTEHKDALGIPQPEIYYSINDYVKKSAANTRELYAQIAGLLGGTEVRFDDTFAPNNHIMGTTIMGHDPDDSVVDADCRTHDHANLFVAGSGVMPSAASVNCTLTIAALSLKLAAQLKREL, from the coding sequence ATGGCAAATTCTTATTCGGCCGATGTCGTGGTAGTTGGCTCCGGCGTGGCGGGTGCGCTGGTTGCGCACCAGATGGCGCTAGCGGGTGCCTCGGTCATGATGCTCGAAGCCGGACGGCGCATTCCGCGCTGGCAAATCGTGGAAAACTTCCGCAATTCGCCGGTTAAAAGCGACTTCACCACGCCTTATCCGTCGCTGCCTTACGCACCCCATCCCGAGTATTCGCCCGCTAACAAATATCTGATCCAGAAAGGCGATTACCCGTACAACTCACAATATTTGCGGCTGGTGGGCGGTACCACCTGGCACTGGGCCGCTGCGGCGTGGCGTCTGCTGCCGTCGGATTTCGAATTGCACAAGCGCTATGGCGTGGGGCGCGACTGGCCCTATGCGTATGAAGTGCTTGAGCCGTGGTATTACGCCGCCGAAGTGCAACTGGGTGTCTCCGGCCCGGACAGCCTGATTGATCTGGGCTCGCCGAGGGCGCAGCCCTATCCCATGGCGGCCTTGCCGCTGTCGTATCTGGACCAGCGCTTTACCGACGTGCTTCAGCCCCATGGCTTCAATGTTGTGCCGGAGCCGGTGGCGCGTAACAGCCGTCCCTACGACGCTCGCCCGACTTGCTGCGGCAATAACAACTGCATGCCGATTTGCCCGATTGGCGCGATGTACAACGGCGTGATGCATGTCGAAAAGGCCGAACAGGCCGGTGCCAGGCTACTCACGCAAGCCGTGGTGTACCGCATCGAAGCCGATAGCAAAGGGCTCATCAACGCGGTGCATTTCAAGGATCCGAGTGGCAACAGCACCCGCGTGAGCGGCAAGATGTTCGTGCTGGCCGCCAATGGCATCGAAACCCCGAAACTAATGCTGATATCGACCTCCGATGCCTGGCCTAAAGGCATTGGCAACCGCTCCGATCAGGTGGGCCGCAACCTGATGGACCATCCCGGCACGGGCGTCACCTTTCTCGCCCGCGAAGCGCTTTGGCCTGGGCGCGGGCCGATGGAGATGACCTCGATCGTTAACTTCCGCGATGGCGCGTTTCGTTCGGAGTACGCGGCGAAAAAACTGCACCTGTCGAACGCGATCTCGACCATGGCCGTGAGTGCTGAGCTATTGCGGCAAGGCTTGAGCGGGGCCGAACTGGAGCGGCAAATCCGCGAACGCTCCGCCCGCACGCTCTCGATCAACAGCTTTCATGAGCATCTGGCCGAAGCGCGCAACCGGATCGTGCCTTCCACGGAACACAAGGACGCGCTAGGTATTCCACAGCCGGAGATCTACTACTCGATCAACGATTACGTGAAAAAGAGCGCGGCCAACACCCGCGAGCTTTACGCGCAGATCGCTGGGCTGCTGGGGGGCACCGAGGTGCGTTTCGACGATACCTTCGCGCCGAACAATCACATCATGGGCACGACGATCATGGGCCACGACCCGGATGATTCGGTGGTCGATGCGGATTGCCGCACGCACGATCACGCCAATCTTTTTGTTGCAGGCAGCGGAGTGATGCCGAGCGCTGCCTCGGTGAACTGCACGCTGACTATCGCAGCGCTGTCGCTGAAGCTGGCCGCTCAGCTCAAGCGCGAACTTTAA
- a CDS encoding LysR family transcriptional regulator, with protein MRTDITRFLNDRLDWNLLRTYLVIIQERSISRAAARLHVTQPAVSQALKRLEDTLERKLIERRGAQFETTQAGTEVYRIASDIYGDISRLETELDARTESITGSIRLLSVSRIESPVYDAFLAEFHRTHARIEVQIEVMRSSDIISSLLQKTATAGLGLCRNPVEKLQISSFLRQRYAFYCGRHHRLFGQTQLTMSDLLNENFVSFTSDQIGDSLSPLTVFRDQKGFTGRIVAASPSLDEVRRLIYAGYGIGCLPDHIVRDDLARQRLWPLPPEEGLVDVDVHLLWHRERKMSTAEQTFLESFERTMLRYSMPQRLGLEPLDGE; from the coding sequence ATGCGCACCGATATCACCCGTTTTCTGAATGACCGCCTCGACTGGAATCTTTTGCGCACGTATCTCGTCATCATTCAGGAGCGCAGCATCAGCCGCGCGGCCGCCCGGCTGCATGTGACCCAACCGGCCGTAAGCCAGGCGCTAAAGCGGCTCGAAGACACCCTTGAGCGCAAATTGATCGAACGCCGCGGGGCCCAGTTTGAGACTACGCAGGCAGGCACCGAGGTGTACCGCATCGCCAGCGATATCTACGGTGATATCTCGCGCCTCGAAACCGAACTGGACGCGCGCACCGAAAGCATTACCGGTTCGATCCGCCTGCTTAGCGTGAGCCGCATCGAGTCGCCGGTGTACGACGCGTTTCTGGCGGAGTTTCATCGCACGCACGCTCGTATTGAGGTGCAAATCGAAGTCATGCGTTCGTCGGACATCATTTCGTCGCTGCTGCAAAAAACCGCGACCGCCGGGCTAGGGCTGTGCCGCAATCCAGTGGAGAAATTGCAGATAAGCAGTTTTTTGCGCCAGCGTTATGCCTTTTATTGCGGCCGGCACCATCGTTTGTTTGGCCAGACGCAACTGACGATGAGCGACCTGCTCAATGAGAATTTCGTCTCGTTCACCAGCGACCAGATCGGCGACAGCCTCTCGCCGCTCACGGTTTTCCGCGATCAGAAGGGCTTCACCGGGCGCATCGTGGCAGCCTCGCCAAGTCTCGACGAAGTGCGGCGGCTGATTTACGCGGGCTATGGCATTGGCTGCCTGCCGGACCATATCGTGCGCGACGATCTGGCGCGGCAGCGCTTGTGGCCGTTACCGCCGGAGGAGGGGCTAGTGGATGTCGATGTGCATCTGCTGTGGCACCGCGAACGCAAGATGAGCACGGCGGAGCAGACGTTTCTGGAGAGTTTCGAGCGCACGATGCTGCGCTATTCGATGCCGCAGCGGCTCGGGCTGGAGCCGCTGGACGGGGAGTGA
- a CDS encoding MbcA/ParS/Xre antitoxin family protein: protein MSDAAPLSQPPTASHAEMSAAGLRAFFNIAHAWNLNAEEQIILLGAPGRSTFFKWKAAPQSARLGRDTLERLSLLLGIYKALQILLPQPAAADGWIKRPNSAPPFGGRPALERMLAGNISDLVAVRQYLDAMRGGWA, encoded by the coding sequence ATGTCTGACGCCGCACCACTCTCCCAGCCTCCCACCGCCTCCCATGCCGAGATGTCCGCCGCCGGGCTGCGGGCCTTCTTCAATATCGCGCACGCTTGGAATCTGAATGCCGAAGAGCAAATCATTCTGCTCGGCGCACCAGGCCGCTCCACCTTCTTTAAATGGAAAGCCGCGCCGCAAAGCGCCCGGCTAGGCCGTGACACGCTTGAGCGTTTGTCGCTGCTGCTCGGCATTTACAAGGCACTGCAAATCCTGCTGCCGCAACCCGCAGCAGCGGATGGCTGGATCAAGCGCCCCAACAGCGCGCCACCATTCGGTGGCCGTCCGGCACTGGAGCGCATGCTGGCAGGCAATATCAGCGATCTCGTGGCGGTGCGCCAGTATCTCGATGCGATGCGTGGCGGCTGGGCATGA
- a CDS encoding DUF4399 domain-containing protein, translated as MFNKKWLAGAACAGLLVMSGIARAESVSFIEPQNGATVTNPVHVKFAVEGMKVVPAGTLAEGTGHHHLLIDGAPLPKGEVIPANDKSLHYGKGQTETDVTLPPGDHTLTLQFGDGAHRSYGPGMSKTITVHVK; from the coding sequence ATGTTTAATAAAAAATGGCTGGCCGGTGCTGCATGTGCTGGGTTGCTGGTGATGTCAGGCATCGCGCGTGCTGAGAGCGTGTCGTTTATTGAGCCGCAGAACGGTGCAACGGTGACTAACCCAGTGCATGTGAAGTTTGCTGTTGAGGGCATGAAGGTCGTCCCCGCTGGCACCTTGGCCGAAGGCACGGGCCACCACCATCTGCTGATTGACGGCGCGCCGTTGCCCAAGGGCGAAGTGATCCCGGCCAACGATAAATCGCTGCATTACGGCAAGGGTCAAACTGAAACCGATGTGACTTTGCCGCCAGGAGACCACACGCTGACCTTGCAGTTTGGTGATGGCGCGCACCGTTCGTATGGCCCGGGCATGAGCAAGACAATTACTGTGCATGTGAAGTAA
- a CDS encoding rubredoxin, which produces MSEIIEYKSWICLICGWIYNEEEGLPEEGLAAGTRFSEIPENWRCPLCDVGKAEFAAVEF; this is translated from the coding sequence GTGAGCGAAATCATCGAATATAAAAGCTGGATTTGTTTGATCTGCGGCTGGATCTACAACGAAGAAGAAGGACTCCCGGAAGAAGGTCTCGCCGCTGGCACGCGCTTTTCCGAGATACCCGAAAACTGGCGCTGCCCGTTGTGCGATGTCGGCAAGGCCGAATTCGCCGCGGTCGAATTCTGA
- a CDS encoding c-type cytochrome, which translates to MSASAAEAANAASTPIAEPTTASRATLGAFAARIGLSAAASPNLVKRGEYLARAGDCSACHTADKSRPFAGGVPISTPFGTIYTPNITPDPETGIGRWDNTDFLRAMHEGIGKRGERLYPAFPYTEYTKVTQQDVLAIRAYLNTVMPVRYTPPASTLTFPFNQRWLMVFWNLFNFDEGRFVPEPKNSAEWNRGAYLVQGLGHCEECHTPRNFTQGLKSSARFSGATLAGWHAFNITPDRNSGIGNWSEDDLMRYLSTGVAPGRANAAGPMAEVVAGSTQYLDSVDLRSIAIYLRSLPPVSGGETRPRDQWGQPADAVSGLRGQAVTGINGAQLFLANCASCHNWTGQGVGASAPLAYPSLMHNTVVGASQANNLALVVLNGVARKTQQTDVLMPAFGAQLNNEQIAALTNYVTKQFGNPQATITADQVQALRAH; encoded by the coding sequence ATGTCTGCCAGTGCTGCTGAGGCCGCCAACGCTGCCAGCACCCCCATCGCAGAGCCCACCACCGCCAGCCGCGCGACATTGGGGGCCTTTGCCGCACGCATCGGCTTGAGCGCGGCGGCGAGCCCCAATCTGGTGAAGCGCGGCGAATACCTCGCTCGCGCCGGAGATTGCAGCGCCTGCCATACCGCTGACAAAAGCCGCCCGTTTGCCGGTGGGGTGCCGATCAGCACCCCGTTTGGCACGATCTACACGCCGAACATCACCCCCGACCCGGAAACCGGCATTGGCCGCTGGGACAACACCGATTTTCTGCGCGCGATGCACGAAGGCATTGGCAAGCGCGGCGAGCGGCTGTACCCCGCGTTCCCTTACACGGAATACACCAAGGTGACCCAGCAGGATGTGCTGGCGATTCGCGCCTATCTGAATACCGTCATGCCGGTGCGCTATACGCCTCCGGCCAGCACGCTGACATTTCCGTTTAACCAGCGCTGGCTGATGGTGTTCTGGAATCTGTTCAATTTCGACGAAGGCCGCTTTGTGCCCGAGCCAAAGAACAGCGCTGAATGGAACCGGGGGGCGTATCTGGTGCAAGGGCTGGGGCACTGTGAGGAATGCCATACGCCCCGCAATTTCACCCAGGGTCTGAAGTCGAGCGCGCGCTTTTCAGGTGCCACGCTAGCGGGTTGGCACGCGTTCAACATCACGCCAGATCGCAACAGCGGCATTGGCAACTGGAGCGAGGACGATCTGATGCGTTATCTGTCCACTGGTGTCGCACCAGGACGAGCCAATGCCGCCGGACCAATGGCCGAGGTAGTCGCGGGCAGCACGCAGTATCTGGATAGCGTCGATTTGCGCTCGATTGCGATTTATCTACGCTCGCTGCCGCCAGTAAGCGGCGGTGAAACCCGGCCGCGCGACCAGTGGGGGCAACCCGCCGATGCCGTCAGCGGGTTACGTGGGCAGGCGGTGACGGGTATCAATGGGGCCCAGCTGTTTCTGGCGAACTGTGCGAGCTGCCACAACTGGACGGGGCAGGGCGTAGGCGCGAGCGCGCCATTGGCCTATCCGTCGCTGATGCATAACACCGTGGTGGGTGCGAGCCAGGCGAACAACCTGGCGCTGGTGGTGCTGAATGGCGTAGCGCGCAAGACCCAGCAAACCGATGTGCTGATGCCCGCGTTTGGCGCTCAACTAAACAATGAGCAGATCGCCGCGCTGACAAATTACGTGACGAAGCAGTTCGGCAACCCGCAAGCCACGATCACGGCGGACCAGGTACAGGCGCTACGGGCGCATTAA
- a CDS encoding CopD family protein has protein sequence MIYAIKAAFFLHLLGVAVWVGGMVFAHFCLRPALADLSPQLRLPLWEAVFGRFFNWVAVAVLVILLSGGFLLSCSGGAHATWPLHTMAGLGIVMMLIFGHIRFAVFPRIRRAVQAQNWPDGARAVGTVRQLVLVNLVLGVVTIGVAVLAR, from the coding sequence ATGATTTATGCGATCAAAGCCGCTTTTTTCCTGCATTTGCTTGGCGTTGCAGTGTGGGTCGGCGGCATGGTGTTCGCCCACTTTTGCCTGCGCCCTGCGTTAGCCGATCTCTCACCGCAACTGCGTTTGCCACTTTGGGAAGCAGTATTCGGGCGGTTTTTCAACTGGGTCGCGGTAGCCGTACTGGTGATTCTGCTGTCGGGCGGATTTCTGCTGAGCTGTTCTGGCGGCGCACACGCAACGTGGCCACTGCATACGATGGCGGGTCTTGGCATCGTGATGATGCTGATCTTCGGCCACATCCGTTTTGCGGTATTTCCGCGCATCCGCCGTGCAGTGCAAGCGCAGAACTGGCCTGATGGCGCGCGGGCGGTGGGGACGGTGCGCCAACTGGTTCTGGTGAATCTCGTACTGGGTGTCGTGACGATCGGCGTCGCGGTTCTCGCACGTTAA